A genomic region of Trifolium pratense cultivar HEN17-A07 linkage group LG3, ARS_RC_1.1, whole genome shotgun sequence contains the following coding sequences:
- the LOC123918812 gene encoding chromosome transmission fidelity protein 8 homolog, whose translation MQIHVKCNCNEGNCEEWGIVELQGVVESQPGFQDSLANLQIGTLCRPSNQEQVYTLTIGYHELQGSKVSLKKPLVVLKKVKLTCGEVELQVVGIVRHKILFKTRPKAIISKPQITSKEKQKSIMLGSAASNQAV comes from the exons ATGCAGATTCATGTGAAGTGCAATTGCAACGAAGGAAACTGCGAAGAATGGGGAATAGTTGAATTGCAAGGTGTTGTTGAATCACAACCTGGTTTTCAAGATTCCCTTGCAAATCTTCAAATCGGTACTCTCTGTCGTCCTTCAAATCAG GAACAAGTGTACACTTTAACTATTGGATACCATGAACTACAAGGGTCAAAAGTTTCCTTGAAGAAACCGTTGGTGGTGCTCAAGAAAGTTAAGCTTACTTGCGGCGAGGTTGAGTTACAGGTTGTTGGAATTGTTAGACATAAGATTCTGTTCAAGACCAGGCCAAAGGCCATCATTTCTA AGCCACAGATAACAtctaaagaaaaacaaaagtctATCATGTTAGGCTCTGCTGCTTCAAATCAAGCTGTGTGA
- the LOC123916649 gene encoding chaperone protein DnaJ-like isoform X1 produces the protein MPSSSLFTVATPSNLNFPFSSTRNRSRFASLVRPKAANDYYSTLNLTNNASLQEIKTSYRKLARKYHPDMNKSPGAEEKFKEISAAYEVLSDDEKRSLYDRFGESGLQGENGGPASPSGVDPSDLFDAYFGRSEGLFSDEGGFSFTMRNNRNRGHDIRYDLRLSFEESIFGGKRKIEVSCYETCNICDGTGAKSTNDIKKCTNCGGKGGEKKTQKTPFGMMSQVSTCSKCGGVGMIIKESCRKCDGSGRVQAKRKMEVTVPPGVNDGDTMQIRGEGNFDKRRCYTGDLFVVFHVDEKRGIWREGLHLYSKINIDFTEAILGSVKKVETVEGFRDLKIPSGIQHGHSVKLSRLGVPDMNKPSIRGDHYFVVNVHIPKDISGMERALVEQLASLRASRRGHSFSSDDSGIPKGKFNDFMWRDTKSDASSEGTKTSNSLWGSIKNILRRGNSEEKFASISHDTSTLPLRFGHQNYSVSHSIFVVLFICWIFKSIAKSKH, from the exons ATGCCATCTTCTTCCCTTTTCACAGTTGCCACCCCTTCAAACCTCAACTTCCCTTTCTCCTCCACCAGAAACCGCTCTCGTTTTGCTTCACTTGTCAGACCCAAAGCTGCAAATGATTACTACTCAACTTTGAATCTTACCAACAATGCTTCGTTGCAAGAAATCAAGACCTCCTATCGGAAATTAGCGCGCAAg TATCATCCAGATATGAACAAAAGCCCAGGAGCAGAAGAGAAGTTCAAAGAGATTAGTGCTGCCTACGAG GTTCTATCAGATGATGAGAAAAGATCTTTATATGATCGCTTTGGTGAGTCAGGACTACAAGGAGAAAATGGAGGACCGGCCAGTCCCTCAGGG GTTGATCCTTCTGATTTATTTGATGCATACTTTGGTCGTTCGGAGGGACTGTTTAGCGATGAAGGGGGTTTCAGCTTCACTATGAGAAACAATAGAAACCGTGGCCATGATATTCG GTATGACCTTCGTTTGAGCTTTGAAGAATCTATTTTTGGAGGAAAGAGAAAGATCGAAGTTTCTTGTTATGAGACATGTAACATTTGTGATGGTACAGGAGCTAAATCAACGAATGACATTAAAAAATGCACAAATTGTGGTGGCAAAGGAGGAGAGAAGAAAACTCAGAAAACACCGTTTGGAATGATGTCTCAg GTTTCTACCTGCTCCAAGTGTGGTGGTGTCGGTATGATAATCAAAGAAAGCTGTCGAAAGTGTGATGGCAGTGGTCGTGTGCAAGCTAAACGAAAAATGGAAGTGACTGTTCCTCCTGGTGTCAATGATGGAGACACGATGCAAATTCGTGGTGAAGGGAATTTTGATAAGAGGAG GTGTTATACTGGGGATCTTTTTGTTGTCTTCCATGTTGATGAAAAACGAGGAATTTGGAGAGAGGGTCTCCATTTATACTCAAAGATTAACATTGACTTCACAGAGGCAATACTAGGGTCTGTTAAAAAG GTAGAAACCGTTGAAGGTTTCAGGGACCTTAAAATTCCTTCAGGGATTCAACATGGACATTCAGTAAAGTTATCACGATTGGGAGTCCCTGACATGAATAAACCATCTATTCGGGGCGATCATTACTTCGTTGTAAATGTTCATATTCCTAAAGATATCAg TGGCATGGAACGTGCACTTGTTGAGCAGTTAGCTTCACTGAGAGCATCTAGGAGAGGTCATTCATTTTCTTCTGATGACAGTG GGATACCTAAAGGAAAATTCAATGATTTCATGTGGAGGGATACAAAAAGTGATGCCTCAAGCGAGGGAACTaaaacttcaaattctctttGGGGATCAATCAAGAACATCCTAAG GAGAGGAAACTCTGAAGAAAAGTTTGCATCAATTAGCCATGATACATCAACACTGCCGTTGAGATTTGGCCACCAAAATTATTCAGTCTCACATTCGATTTTTGTTGTTCTATTTATATGTTGGATTTTTAAATCTATAGCAAAGTCTAAGCACTAG
- the LOC123916649 gene encoding chaperone protein DnaJ-like isoform X2, producing the protein MPSSSLFTVATPSNLNFPFSSTRNRSRFASLVRPKAANDYYSTLNLTNNASLQEIKTSYRKLARKYHPDMNKSPGAEEKFKEISAAYEVDPSDLFDAYFGRSEGLFSDEGGFSFTMRNNRNRGHDIRYDLRLSFEESIFGGKRKIEVSCYETCNICDGTGAKSTNDIKKCTNCGGKGGEKKTQKTPFGMMSQVSTCSKCGGVGMIIKESCRKCDGSGRVQAKRKMEVTVPPGVNDGDTMQIRGEGNFDKRRCYTGDLFVVFHVDEKRGIWREGLHLYSKINIDFTEAILGSVKKVETVEGFRDLKIPSGIQHGHSVKLSRLGVPDMNKPSIRGDHYFVVNVHIPKDISGMERALVEQLASLRASRRGHSFSSDDSGIPKGKFNDFMWRDTKSDASSEGTKTSNSLWGSIKNILRRGNSEEKFASISHDTSTLPLRFGHQNYSVSHSIFVVLFICWIFKSIAKSKH; encoded by the exons ATGCCATCTTCTTCCCTTTTCACAGTTGCCACCCCTTCAAACCTCAACTTCCCTTTCTCCTCCACCAGAAACCGCTCTCGTTTTGCTTCACTTGTCAGACCCAAAGCTGCAAATGATTACTACTCAACTTTGAATCTTACCAACAATGCTTCGTTGCAAGAAATCAAGACCTCCTATCGGAAATTAGCGCGCAAg TATCATCCAGATATGAACAAAAGCCCAGGAGCAGAAGAGAAGTTCAAAGAGATTAGTGCTGCCTACGAG GTTGATCCTTCTGATTTATTTGATGCATACTTTGGTCGTTCGGAGGGACTGTTTAGCGATGAAGGGGGTTTCAGCTTCACTATGAGAAACAATAGAAACCGTGGCCATGATATTCG GTATGACCTTCGTTTGAGCTTTGAAGAATCTATTTTTGGAGGAAAGAGAAAGATCGAAGTTTCTTGTTATGAGACATGTAACATTTGTGATGGTACAGGAGCTAAATCAACGAATGACATTAAAAAATGCACAAATTGTGGTGGCAAAGGAGGAGAGAAGAAAACTCAGAAAACACCGTTTGGAATGATGTCTCAg GTTTCTACCTGCTCCAAGTGTGGTGGTGTCGGTATGATAATCAAAGAAAGCTGTCGAAAGTGTGATGGCAGTGGTCGTGTGCAAGCTAAACGAAAAATGGAAGTGACTGTTCCTCCTGGTGTCAATGATGGAGACACGATGCAAATTCGTGGTGAAGGGAATTTTGATAAGAGGAG GTGTTATACTGGGGATCTTTTTGTTGTCTTCCATGTTGATGAAAAACGAGGAATTTGGAGAGAGGGTCTCCATTTATACTCAAAGATTAACATTGACTTCACAGAGGCAATACTAGGGTCTGTTAAAAAG GTAGAAACCGTTGAAGGTTTCAGGGACCTTAAAATTCCTTCAGGGATTCAACATGGACATTCAGTAAAGTTATCACGATTGGGAGTCCCTGACATGAATAAACCATCTATTCGGGGCGATCATTACTTCGTTGTAAATGTTCATATTCCTAAAGATATCAg TGGCATGGAACGTGCACTTGTTGAGCAGTTAGCTTCACTGAGAGCATCTAGGAGAGGTCATTCATTTTCTTCTGATGACAGTG GGATACCTAAAGGAAAATTCAATGATTTCATGTGGAGGGATACAAAAAGTGATGCCTCAAGCGAGGGAACTaaaacttcaaattctctttGGGGATCAATCAAGAACATCCTAAG GAGAGGAAACTCTGAAGAAAAGTTTGCATCAATTAGCCATGATACATCAACACTGCCGTTGAGATTTGGCCACCAAAATTATTCAGTCTCACATTCGATTTTTGTTGTTCTATTTATATGTTGGATTTTTAAATCTATAGCAAAGTCTAAGCACTAG